A region of Salirhabdus salicampi DNA encodes the following proteins:
- a CDS encoding LCP family glycopolymer transferase, with translation MGKRTDYIKKKKHKRLRFFFIFITILFIGVGGYAYHLYNEIKRTVDVDIYKTVDSIELNPKKAEEGKETLHILLMGVDERINDIGRTDTLILLSLNPNTDRMQLMSIPRDTRTEIVGKGIQDKINHAYPLGIAAGGTEKNGINMTIATVENFLDIELDYYIKMNMEGLPQLVDAVGGITVKNPISWVDSGYYKKGYHYKKGTITLDGEQSIGYVRMRKQDPEGDVGRNKRQRLVIQGIIDKGASLSSINHIDEILHTLGNNMSTNLSFREMKDLFTNYRNTRKHVDSYQISGRNENINGSWYVIVPEEERQKAHEKLITFHDHQS, from the coding sequence ATGGGGAAGCGGACTGATTATATAAAGAAGAAAAAGCATAAAAGATTACGTTTCTTTTTCATATTTATCACAATTCTTTTTATAGGTGTAGGTGGATACGCTTATCACCTCTACAATGAGATAAAAAGAACCGTTGATGTAGACATATATAAAACCGTCGATAGTATTGAGTTAAACCCGAAAAAGGCCGAAGAAGGAAAGGAAACATTGCATATCCTCCTTATGGGTGTTGATGAACGGATTAATGATATAGGACGTACAGATACTTTAATTCTCTTATCCTTAAATCCAAACACTGATCGTATGCAATTGATGAGTATCCCCCGTGATACGAGAACGGAGATTGTTGGTAAAGGGATTCAAGATAAAATAAATCACGCTTACCCTCTCGGTATAGCTGCTGGTGGAACAGAAAAAAACGGCATAAACATGACTATCGCCACTGTTGAAAACTTTTTAGATATTGAGTTAGATTACTATATTAAAATGAACATGGAAGGATTACCCCAATTGGTGGATGCGGTCGGAGGTATCACAGTGAAAAACCCGATAAGTTGGGTTGATTCAGGTTATTATAAAAAAGGCTATCATTATAAAAAAGGCACAATTACTTTGGACGGAGAGCAATCAATCGGTTACGTCCGTATGAGAAAACAAGATCCAGAAGGAGATGTAGGGCGTAACAAACGTCAACGGTTAGTGATTCAAGGGATTATCGATAAAGGAGCAAGTTTGAGTTCAATTAACCATATTGATGAGATCCTTCATACACTTGGGAACAATATGAGTACGAACCTTTCCTTTCGTGAAATGAAAGATTTGTTCACAAACTATCGTAATACACGTAAACATGTTGATAGTTATCAAATATCAGGTCGAAATGAAAACATAAATGGTTCTTGGTATGTCATTGTACCTGAAGAAGAACGCCAAAAAGCACATGAGAAACTTATTACGTTTCATGACCATCAATCATAA
- a CDS encoding ABC transporter substrate-binding protein, whose amino-acid sequence MKKFGINALLIVLAMVIAACGSNNANSSQEPIKVYTHNDSEEMQDLVKGLKEETGIEVDVLRMSSGEAWSRIESESPNFGAEMQWGMLHSFALKAEQNDFLESYHSPTWEDVPDNFKDPDGKWYGWSYWFNLLAINTDILESKGLDKPESWEDLLDPQYEGEIVLPDPGTSGTAFLFVSTIMQIMGEEEGWKYLEKLDQNVAQYTKSGSAPAQMVAQGEYAIGITWDQAVFDRVEEGYPVEAVFPTEGVGYDLDVIWMFKDAENQDQVKEIIDYIGSENGMEEASKHRSMVTKPGFVGTVENIDQYLIDYDAVWAAENRERVMEEWRTKFSN is encoded by the coding sequence ATGAAAAAATTTGGCATAAATGCATTACTTATTGTTTTAGCGATGGTGATTGCAGCATGTGGTAGTAATAATGCAAATTCAAGTCAAGAACCGATTAAAGTTTATACACATAATGATTCAGAAGAAATGCAGGATTTAGTAAAAGGATTAAAGGAAGAAACAGGTATTGAAGTAGATGTATTACGTATGTCCAGTGGTGAAGCATGGAGCCGTATTGAATCCGAATCACCAAACTTTGGTGCTGAAATGCAGTGGGGAATGTTACATAGTTTTGCATTAAAAGCAGAACAAAATGATTTTTTAGAATCCTATCACTCTCCAACATGGGAAGATGTACCAGATAATTTTAAAGATCCAGACGGTAAATGGTATGGTTGGTCCTATTGGTTTAACCTATTAGCAATAAATACAGATATTTTGGAAAGTAAAGGGCTAGATAAGCCGGAGTCATGGGAAGATTTATTGGATCCACAATATGAAGGGGAGATTGTTCTTCCGGACCCAGGTACTTCAGGTACAGCATTTTTATTTGTATCTACCATTATGCAAATTATGGGTGAAGAAGAAGGTTGGAAGTATTTAGAGAAGTTGGATCAAAATGTTGCACAATATACAAAGTCAGGATCTGCACCTGCTCAAATGGTAGCCCAAGGTGAATATGCAATTGGAATTACGTGGGATCAAGCAGTGTTTGACCGTGTGGAAGAAGGATACCCTGTTGAGGCGGTTTTTCCAACAGAAGGTGTAGGTTATGATCTAGACGTTATTTGGATGTTTAAAGATGCGGAAAATCAAGACCAAGTAAAAGAAATCATTGATTACATTGGTTCTGAAAATGGTATGGAAGAAGCGTCGAAACATCGTTCAATGGTTACAAAGCCTGGTTTTGTTGGAACAGTAGAAAACATTGACCAGTACTTAATCGACTATGATGCAGTATGGGCAGCAGAAAACCGCGAACGGGTTATGGAAGAATGGAGAACGAAATTTTCTAACTAA
- a CDS encoding ArnT family glycosyltransferase, translated as MELGKKHIPITMILLIALAFHLYLLLFGRTIELSAPDEIKYIKMAETFIEENYYSYQGQGPDAYVTPGHPFYLVSIFMIADFLNVDKFFLTAVFNMMLNLLTIFFVYMISERLFHNRIISILAAVLFLVTIPQYHYFKKLLTETPGSFTLYLAILLFIMAFQENKTKWHILFGFAAAVSLMVRPTPAPMLLLAFGLVLYKYKWREGIRIGLLWWVGPLFLIFPWIIRNYLVFQQLHIFSSHAGNPMLLGTDPFYQNPSVNLAKEARELGLSYKEYAKQRIVEGLKNDPVLWISWFTLGKTLWMFREPDHLYRFHFSSFMNAMFYIHHFFILITGTISAYFLRKNNAVAGLVGIIFIYIAVSNVFLPLTRYGQYIIPLFCILSAVGIYHLFKSLQFGVYDKL; from the coding sequence ATGGAATTAGGAAAAAAACATATCCCCATTACGATGATTCTACTAATAGCGTTAGCTTTTCATCTCTATTTATTACTATTTGGTCGGACAATTGAATTATCTGCACCAGATGAAATTAAATATATTAAAATGGCTGAAACCTTTATTGAGGAAAATTATTATTCCTATCAAGGACAAGGACCCGACGCCTATGTTACACCTGGACACCCCTTTTATCTTGTATCTATCTTTATGATTGCGGACTTTTTAAATGTAGATAAGTTTTTCTTAACAGCAGTTTTTAATATGATGCTAAATTTACTCACTATTTTCTTTGTTTATATGATATCGGAGAGACTCTTTCATAATCGAATCATTTCTATCCTGGCTGCAGTGCTGTTTTTAGTTACAATTCCTCAATACCATTATTTTAAAAAACTCTTAACCGAGACACCGGGATCGTTCACTCTTTATTTAGCTATATTGCTTTTTATTATGGCTTTTCAAGAAAATAAAACAAAGTGGCACATTCTCTTCGGCTTTGCGGCGGCCGTTAGTTTAATGGTACGCCCAACCCCTGCACCAATGCTTCTATTAGCATTTGGACTAGTGTTATATAAATATAAGTGGAGAGAAGGTATAAGGATAGGGTTATTATGGTGGGTTGGACCTTTGTTTTTGATTTTCCCATGGATTATCCGCAATTATCTCGTCTTTCAACAACTACATATTTTTTCTTCTCATGCAGGTAATCCAATGTTATTAGGGACAGATCCCTTTTATCAAAATCCAAGTGTAAACTTGGCAAAAGAAGCGAGAGAGCTCGGCCTAAGTTATAAGGAATACGCCAAACAACGGATTGTAGAGGGGTTGAAAAACGATCCTGTTCTTTGGATATCTTGGTTTACGTTAGGAAAAACATTGTGGATGTTTAGAGAACCTGATCACCTATACCGATTTCACTTTTCATCATTCATGAATGCTATGTTTTACATTCACCACTTTTTCATTTTAATTACCGGTACAATTAGTGCTTATTTTTTAAGAAAAAACAATGCAGTAGCCGGGTTAGTGGGTATCATTTTCATTTATATAGCCGTATCTAATGTATTTTTACCCCTAACGCGTTACGGTCAATATATTATCCCTCTATTTTGCATTCTTTCAGCTGTCGGCATTTATCACTTATTCAAGTCTCTTCAATTTGGAGTCTATGATAAACTGTGA
- a CDS encoding LysR substrate-binding domain-containing protein: protein MISKLRAFMEVAKTKNLTKAAENTFTSQPSISMKIKSLEDELGTKLFDRSKKMMILNEEGKNFLRYAEQIIHLYDEAITVINDFNDLNRGTLAISSGSYFGSYLLPELLGIYKARFPKIDIQIKIAFSQIVIENVIMNNHELGIIGETDLVNKYPNLLCHPFFNDELLLICSVSHPCAKLEEIELTDLKEETFIKSDKSSALLRMIEEHLRAENIEFKHSIILSNVEAIKRSVENNLGVTILPKLSVEREVELGLLKGLPIKNMNTNRRLFFIYRKDRVLSQASKEFLKMSLRHFQGEDFYYPVHEQ from the coding sequence ATGATTAGTAAACTAAGGGCGTTCATGGAAGTAGCTAAAACGAAAAATCTAACTAAGGCTGCAGAAAATACCTTTACATCTCAACCTTCTATCAGCATGAAAATAAAAAGCTTAGAAGACGAGTTAGGTACAAAATTGTTTGATCGATCAAAAAAGATGATGATATTAAATGAAGAAGGAAAAAATTTTTTACGATATGCTGAACAGATTATTCACCTATATGATGAAGCAATTACTGTCATTAATGACTTTAATGATTTAAACCGAGGCACATTAGCCATATCTTCCGGATCTTATTTTGGATCTTATTTATTACCTGAATTGTTAGGAATTTATAAGGCCCGTTTCCCCAAAATCGATATCCAAATCAAAATTGCCTTTTCCCAAATAGTGATTGAAAACGTGATTATGAATAATCATGAACTCGGTATTATTGGGGAAACAGACCTCGTTAATAAATACCCAAACTTGTTATGTCACCCTTTTTTTAATGATGAACTTTTATTAATTTGTTCTGTTAGTCATCCTTGTGCAAAGTTAGAAGAAATTGAACTCACAGATTTAAAAGAAGAAACGTTTATTAAATCCGATAAATCATCTGCATTACTTCGAATGATTGAGGAACATTTGCGTGCTGAAAATATTGAGTTTAAACATTCTATTATTTTAAGTAATGTTGAGGCAATTAAACGCTCCGTTGAGAACAATTTGGGGGTTACAATTCTGCCGAAATTATCCGTTGAAAGGGAAGTTGAACTTGGTTTATTAAAAGGACTTCCAATTAAAAATATGAATACGAACAGACGGCTATTTTTCATTTACCGTAAGGACCGAGTATTATCCCAAGCATCAAAAGAGTTTTTAAAAATGTCATTACGCCATTTTCAAGGAGAAGATTTTTATTATCCAGTACATGAACAATAA
- a CDS encoding HAD family hydrolase gives MRKIVINEKVYEIDGILFDKDGTLVDFGSLWITWTKDLIDKIVHKTDISCNKETYANALGFSYEERTWDPKGPLAIGSLQDIISILSRELYSNGVPWNDAFKLVNDSYQEVESDFNWHDSVKAIRGLRDFLQQASNRSIKMGVVTSDNYDRARHQLKLLEIDHYFSAIVGHDSVEQGKPFPEMVKVACKRMDVKPERTIVIGDSNGDMLLGRNAKSLSSIGIVSKEGQSTDHLINADAIIRDYTNEFIKIG, from the coding sequence ATGAGGAAAATTGTGATAAATGAAAAAGTCTATGAAATAGATGGCATTTTATTTGATAAAGATGGTACATTAGTGGATTTTGGGAGTCTTTGGATCACGTGGACGAAGGATTTGATTGATAAAATCGTTCATAAGACAGACATATCATGCAATAAAGAAACGTATGCAAATGCACTAGGTTTTTCTTATGAAGAACGTACATGGGACCCAAAAGGACCTTTGGCCATTGGGTCACTGCAAGATATCATATCAATCCTATCCCGTGAATTATATTCTAATGGTGTACCATGGAATGACGCGTTTAAACTTGTTAATGATAGTTATCAAGAAGTCGAATCCGATTTCAATTGGCATGATAGCGTAAAGGCAATTCGCGGCTTGAGAGACTTTTTGCAACAAGCATCAAATCGATCAATTAAAATGGGGGTTGTAACCTCTGATAATTATGATAGGGCTCGTCACCAATTAAAACTACTTGAAATTGATCATTATTTCTCAGCGATTGTTGGTCACGATTCGGTTGAACAAGGTAAACCGTTTCCTGAAATGGTAAAGGTTGCCTGTAAACGAATGGATGTGAAACCAGAACGAACCATTGTGATCGGAGACTCGAATGGAGATATGTTATTAGGAAGAAATGCAAAATCATTAAGCAGTATTGGGATTGTATCGAAAGAAGGACAATCCACAGATCATTTAATAAATGCTGATGCTATTATTCGCGATTATACGAATGAGTTTATAAAAATAGGTTAA
- a CDS encoding DUF2651 family protein, producing the protein MEFLLILLTFPVLVIVVTIIGSFFVNHWIVIPLIVLFLSTLLMFIFFNVTFFMWVLLYTLISFIISFIVMIIRK; encoded by the coding sequence ATGGAATTTTTACTTATTCTCCTTACCTTTCCTGTTCTCGTCATAGTTGTTACTATAATTGGCAGCTTCTTCGTTAATCACTGGATTGTAATACCGTTAATTGTACTCTTTTTATCTACACTGCTTATGTTTATATTTTTTAATGTAACGTTTTTTATGTGGGTCCTATTATATACACTCATATCCTTCATCATTAGTTTCATCGTAATGATCATTCGAAAATAA
- a CDS encoding glycosyltransferase family 2 protein: protein MDNFDAVIIVPAFNEEDVIKETIQKLLWARKQLNGLDICVVNDGSTDRTAEILDEFDDITVIHLPYNVGIGGAVQTGYKYAVQKGYDLAIQFDADGQHNEKDLESLIHHLIEHDLDMVIGSRFLTQTDYKGSPYRRIGIWYFQILIFLLTRQKITDATSGFRVVNKKVMKKFSTNYPKDYPEPEVIIDLVKNNYKVAEKTVYMSERQGGKTSISKIRSLYYMLKVSLSICMRTILKE from the coding sequence ATGGATAACTTCGATGCTGTTATTATCGTACCAGCCTTTAATGAAGAAGATGTTATTAAGGAAACAATACAAAAACTACTATGGGCGAGAAAACAATTAAACGGTCTAGATATTTGTGTTGTCAATGATGGATCAACAGACAGAACGGCAGAAATTTTAGATGAATTTGACGACATTACAGTTATTCATCTCCCATATAATGTCGGAATAGGCGGAGCAGTTCAAACCGGTTATAAATACGCTGTTCAAAAAGGATATGACCTAGCTATCCAGTTTGATGCTGATGGTCAGCATAATGAAAAAGATTTGGAAAGTTTAATCCACCACTTGATTGAACATGACTTAGATATGGTTATTGGCTCAAGATTTTTAACCCAAACCGATTACAAAGGAAGCCCATACCGCAGAATTGGTATATGGTACTTTCAAATTTTAATTTTTTTACTTACACGTCAGAAAATTACCGATGCAACATCTGGATTCAGAGTGGTAAATAAAAAAGTCATGAAAAAATTTTCCACCAACTATCCTAAAGACTATCCAGAGCCTGAAGTTATTATTGATCTAGTCAAAAATAATTATAAGGTTGCAGAGAAAACGGTATATATGTCTGAACGACAAGGCGGAAAAACATCCATCTCAAAAATTCGTTCCCTTTATTACATGCTTAAAGTATCTTTGTCCATCTGCATGCGTACCATTCTCAAGGAGTGA
- a CDS encoding DeoR/GlpR family DNA-binding transcription regulator has protein sequence MFAKERHEIIMQKLQQDGSVRVSFLVREFGVSVETIRRDLEHLEKEGHLKRVHGGAVLEKVNSKQLTSTVRETKYIEEKKEIAKKAIEYVTEGQSIAIDVSTTNTEFAKALKTRFTQLTVLTNSMEITKELSDMPDYTILFAGGIVRNQELCTIGDLAEQFVSNFHIDTFFMSMSGISLNKGFTDYGIGEIQVKKKMLENAQQGIVLADSSKFDVVSLVKVCDFHQVSRIITDSKLNEPILEKYKDNGVEVIV, from the coding sequence TTGTTTGCAAAAGAACGGCATGAAATTATTATGCAAAAACTTCAACAAGATGGATCTGTTCGCGTATCCTTTTTAGTGCGGGAGTTTGGTGTTTCTGTGGAAACGATTAGACGTGACTTGGAGCACTTAGAAAAAGAGGGACATTTAAAACGGGTGCATGGTGGAGCAGTGTTGGAGAAAGTAAATAGTAAACAGCTGACATCAACGGTGAGAGAAACGAAATACATCGAAGAAAAGAAAGAAATTGCGAAAAAAGCAATCGAATATGTGACTGAAGGTCAATCGATAGCCATTGATGTTAGTACAACCAATACAGAATTTGCTAAGGCATTAAAGACGAGATTCACACAACTTACTGTATTAACAAACTCTATGGAAATTACAAAGGAACTTTCGGATATGCCAGATTATACAATTTTGTTTGCAGGAGGTATTGTACGAAACCAAGAACTTTGTACAATTGGTGATTTAGCAGAGCAATTTGTATCCAATTTTCATATTGATACGTTCTTTATGAGTATGAGCGGAATATCGCTAAATAAAGGTTTTACTGATTATGGTATTGGTGAGATACAAGTGAAAAAGAAGATGTTAGAAAATGCACAGCAAGGTATTGTACTTGCGGATAGTAGTAAGTTTGATGTTGTTTCACTTGTGAAAGTGTGTGATTTCCATCAAGTGAGTCGTATTATTACAGATTCAAAATTAAATGAGCCAATTTTAGAGAAATATAAAGATAACGGTGTAGAAGTAATCGTTTAA
- the recQ gene encoding DNA helicase RecQ, with translation MLKQAEQYLQDIFGFPSFRKGQQEIIEHALNQRNTLGIMPTGGGKSLCYQIPALVMPGTAIIISPLISLMKDQVDALQNVGVPATYINSTLSRGEVDERLQQMKDGNYDIVFVAPERFESGAFLNCLFSIQLSLIAFDEAHCISQWGHDFRPSYRSIIPKIQQLSRKAVIMALTATATEEVASDIRTLLDISKEQTVFTTFARDNLSFNVLKGEKKRPFVLDFIQKRKDESGIIYATTRKETDQLYEHLKKQNISVAKYHAGLSEEERQHAQEQFILDNVSVMIATNAFGMGIDKSNVRYVIHYNMPRNIESYYQEAGRAGRDGEESECYILYSSRDVQIHKFLIEESQLSEEKRSNEYQRLQQMIQFCHTEQCLHTFFLSYFGDHQEETDCEKCSNCQDEREKVDITIEAQKIFSCVKRMDENFGVTLIAQVLKGSKNQRIKELKFQTLSTYGIMQNQKEKDIVVLIHYLLAENYLSLTEGKYPVVKLTPNAVQVLKGDKNVYRKTVKVSNQSEKHNELFNQLRTLRKTMAEEYNVPPYIVFSDATLKDMATYFPTDENSMLEINGVGKAKFEKYGEPFMNTIQQYVKKHKPERKKKSKSLIQVDVTGGKKEEQLTKSASIDDLFPDTPSHLISFKLHEQGMSIESIANNRDYSPATIEKHLLRSAEEGYELQWDALFKRDEEKMILQVKQTVNENKLKPLKEALPDHISYFTIQAVLQKNSKYSNS, from the coding sequence ATGTTAAAACAAGCTGAACAATATTTACAAGATATATTTGGTTTTCCTTCCTTCCGAAAAGGACAACAGGAAATTATAGAACACGCACTTAATCAACGAAACACACTTGGGATTATGCCTACAGGAGGCGGAAAGTCACTTTGCTATCAGATTCCCGCTCTCGTCATGCCAGGCACTGCCATTATTATTTCACCTCTTATCTCGTTAATGAAAGACCAAGTTGATGCACTGCAAAATGTCGGGGTGCCTGCGACATATATTAATAGTACACTCTCACGGGGCGAGGTTGATGAGCGGTTACAACAAATGAAGGATGGAAACTATGATATCGTCTTCGTTGCTCCAGAGCGATTTGAATCCGGAGCCTTTTTAAATTGCTTATTTTCCATTCAACTCTCTTTAATCGCCTTTGATGAGGCACATTGTATTTCCCAATGGGGGCACGATTTTAGACCAAGTTATCGATCCATTATTCCGAAAATTCAACAGTTGAGTCGAAAAGCTGTCATTATGGCGTTAACAGCAACTGCAACCGAAGAAGTTGCGTCAGATATTCGTACATTACTTGACATCTCAAAGGAACAAACAGTATTTACGACTTTCGCAAGAGACAACCTTTCCTTCAATGTACTAAAAGGAGAAAAGAAACGCCCTTTCGTCCTCGATTTTATCCAAAAACGAAAAGACGAATCCGGGATTATTTATGCGACAACGAGAAAAGAAACAGACCAACTCTATGAACATTTGAAAAAGCAAAATATCTCTGTTGCGAAATACCATGCTGGTCTTAGTGAAGAAGAGAGACAACATGCACAAGAACAATTTATACTAGATAATGTATCCGTTATGATAGCAACAAATGCTTTTGGTATGGGAATTGATAAATCGAACGTCCGTTACGTCATTCATTACAATATGCCTCGGAACATTGAATCGTATTACCAAGAGGCTGGTCGTGCTGGTCGTGATGGTGAAGAAAGCGAATGCTACATTCTATACTCTTCTCGAGATGTACAAATTCATAAGTTTTTAATCGAGGAAAGCCAATTAAGTGAAGAAAAACGGAGCAATGAATACCAACGTCTTCAACAAATGATTCAATTTTGTCATACAGAACAATGTTTACATACATTTTTCCTTTCCTACTTCGGGGATCATCAAGAAGAAACGGATTGTGAGAAGTGTAGTAATTGTCAAGACGAACGGGAAAAAGTAGACATTACAATTGAGGCACAGAAGATTTTTTCTTGTGTAAAACGAATGGATGAAAATTTTGGTGTCACACTTATTGCTCAAGTACTCAAAGGCTCTAAAAACCAACGTATTAAAGAATTAAAATTTCAAACTCTATCTACGTACGGCATTATGCAAAATCAAAAGGAAAAGGACATCGTCGTCTTAATTCACTATTTATTAGCCGAAAACTACTTATCTCTTACCGAAGGCAAGTACCCTGTCGTTAAACTAACGCCAAATGCTGTTCAGGTATTAAAAGGGGATAAGAACGTTTACCGAAAAACGGTTAAAGTTTCTAATCAAAGCGAAAAACATAACGAATTGTTTAACCAGCTACGAACATTACGGAAGACTATGGCCGAGGAATATAACGTCCCACCCTACATCGTTTTTTCTGATGCAACATTAAAAGATATGGCAACCTATTTTCCTACAGATGAAAACTCAATGTTGGAAATTAACGGTGTAGGTAAAGCGAAGTTTGAAAAGTACGGCGAACCGTTTATGAATACCATTCAACAATACGTTAAAAAACATAAACCTGAACGAAAAAAGAAGTCCAAATCATTGATCCAAGTAGATGTCACAGGCGGAAAAAAGGAAGAACAACTGACGAAGTCAGCTTCTATTGATGATTTGTTCCCAGACACCCCTAGTCATCTCATTTCTTTCAAGTTACATGAACAAGGCATGTCTATTGAAAGCATTGCTAATAATCGAGACTATTCACCTGCTACAATTGAGAAACATCTCCTCCGAAGTGCAGAGGAGGGATACGAATTACAATGGGACGCCCTTTTTAAACGTGACGAAGAAAAAATGATTTTACAAGTGAAACAAACCGTTAACGAAAACAAATTAAAACCATTAAAAGAGGCTTTGCCTGACCACATTAGCTACTTTACTATTCAAGCTGTTCTACAAAAAAATAGTAAATACAGCAATTCATAA
- a CDS encoding DUF1129 family protein, which produces MNTKELILLNNEKREHLTRENRNYYEDMLAYIRFHFTLSERKIEEILLEQLDYLIEEQKKGNTAQDIFGENPKEYCNKLIEEVPQETKGKMFLFGSYILLQLLGWFLIGKGVIDVAFSYFGNVNPTTVQLGSGIAILIIIVILIGAFAVGTLSILKHGVYMKSKRKNIKNFVSIAALFGTTTSLIILVQKSMPSFGVSIKLSGYIILLFGILTLLISRLVNKRLMMVTANSKRT; this is translated from the coding sequence ATGAATACGAAAGAACTTATCTTATTAAATAATGAAAAGCGTGAGCACTTAACACGAGAAAACCGCAACTATTATGAAGATATGCTGGCCTATATCCGTTTTCACTTTACCTTGTCCGAACGGAAGATAGAAGAAATCCTACTAGAACAATTGGATTATTTAATAGAAGAACAAAAGAAAGGGAATACTGCACAGGACATATTTGGGGAGAATCCGAAAGAGTATTGTAATAAGCTTATAGAGGAAGTGCCGCAGGAAACGAAAGGCAAAATGTTTCTTTTTGGTAGTTATATCCTATTGCAACTTTTAGGTTGGTTTCTGATCGGAAAAGGTGTTATTGATGTTGCTTTTTCATATTTTGGCAATGTGAATCCTACCACGGTACAACTGGGCTCTGGAATAGCCATTCTTATTATTATCGTTATCTTAATTGGGGCATTTGCAGTAGGGACATTATCTATATTAAAGCACGGTGTTTATATGAAATCGAAACGAAAAAATATAAAAAATTTCGTAAGCATTGCTGCATTGTTTGGTACAACCACCAGTCTAATTATATTAGTGCAAAAGTCTATGCCATCATTTGGAGTATCAATTAAATTAAGTGGCTATATCATACTTCTTTTCGGCATATTGACCTTACTTATTTCGAGGTTAGTAAATAAACGGTTAATGATGGTGACCGCTAACTCCAAACGTACGTAA
- a CDS encoding DUF2304 domain-containing protein — MDVSLVSFIIVLLIFVFVFESVRRGILETKYSILWFNTCFALAVLIMFEGLINKIADVMNVYYAPSLLFLFGLLFALILIFDATRRISKLHRQLDTLTQEYSLLQLKIEQQKKQGRANE, encoded by the coding sequence ATGGACGTCTCACTAGTATCCTTTATTATTGTGTTACTTATTTTTGTATTTGTATTTGAATCAGTTCGAAGAGGAATTTTAGAAACGAAATACTCAATCCTTTGGTTTAACACTTGTTTTGCATTGGCGGTTCTCATTATGTTTGAAGGGTTAATTAATAAAATTGCAGATGTTATGAATGTATATTACGCTCCATCATTACTCTTTTTATTTGGGCTTCTATTTGCCCTCATCCTCATTTTTGATGCAACCCGAAGGATTTCAAAGCTACACCGGCAACTAGACACCCTCACCCAGGAATATAGCTTACTCCAACTGAAAATAGAACAACAAAAGAAGCAAGGCAGGGCAAATGAATGA
- a CDS encoding EamA family transporter: protein MIYGFMIGNIFLLVLGQMFWKLSVEDVKQWDVDAFTTVFTSPFFWFGGFTYAIATVCWLYVLSKMPLSVAYPFQSISYVFGAILAVVIFKETVTAQHWLGILVIILGVFLISR, encoded by the coding sequence ATGATCTACGGTTTTATGATCGGGAACATTTTTTTGTTAGTTCTGGGACAAATGTTTTGGAAATTATCGGTTGAAGATGTGAAGCAATGGGACGTTGACGCCTTCACAACCGTGTTTACTAGTCCCTTTTTTTGGTTTGGAGGTTTCACGTACGCCATTGCAACGGTTTGTTGGCTTTATGTGTTGTCCAAGATGCCCTTAAGCGTTGCGTATCCTTTTCAAAGTATTAGTTATGTATTCGGAGCAATACTAGCAGTTGTAATTTTTAAGGAAACAGTAACCGCTCAGCATTGGCTTGGGATTTTAGTCATTATATTGGGCGTGTTTTTAATTTCTAGATAG